From Bacillus basilensis, a single genomic window includes:
- a CDS encoding DUF3956 family protein produces MESCVLFVNGQPLLVVSVAGIEIARLELSLQVALTLIALGIPICA; encoded by the coding sequence ATGGAAAGTTGTGTTTTGTTCGTTAATGGACAACCTCTTTTAGTGGTATCAGTTGCTGGAATCGAAATTGCGAGATTAGAACTTTCACTTCAAGTAGCATTGACTTTAATAGCATTAGGGATTCCAATCTGTGCATAA
- a CDS encoding thioredoxin family protein: protein MKEIKSEQEFKDIIASEEPVVVKFFTTWCPDCVRMDNFIGDVMEEFNKFEWYSINKDEFPSIAEEYQVMGIPSLLVYQNDEKLGHLHSANAKTEEQVTEFLEAY, encoded by the coding sequence ATGAAAGAAATCAAATCTGAACAGGAATTCAAAGACATCATCGCAAGTGAGGAGCCAGTAGTTGTTAAGTTCTTTACTACATGGTGCCCAGATTGCGTACGTATGGACAATTTTATCGGGGATGTAATGGAAGAGTTCAATAAGTTTGAATGGTATTCTATTAATAAAGATGAGTTCCCAAGTATCGCTGAGGAGTATCAAGTAATGGGTATTCCAAGTTTACTTGTATATCAAAATGATGAGAAGCTAGGCCACTTACATAGTGCTAACGCAAAAACTGAAGAACAAGTTACTGAGTTTTTAGAAGCATACTAA
- a CDS encoding CHRD domain-containing protein, producing MFFAKLRGRNEVPPVETDARGEAFFKLSRDELSLKFKLDLFNIEDVTAAHLHLGAKGTNGPVIAFLFGPITNPVSIECATLTGMITQEDLVGPLAGQTLSTLVNEIISGNIYINVHTVQHPNGEIRGQLNYC from the coding sequence ATGTTTTTTGCAAAGTTACGTGGTAGAAATGAAGTCCCACCAGTAGAAACAGACGCTCGAGGAGAGGCTTTCTTTAAATTAAGTCGGGATGAACTTAGCCTAAAATTCAAGTTGGATCTATTCAATATAGAGGATGTAACAGCTGCCCATCTGCATCTTGGAGCAAAAGGAACGAACGGTCCTGTGATAGCTTTTTTATTTGGACCAATAACAAATCCGGTTTCAATAGAGTGTGCAACGCTTACGGGAATGATTACTCAAGAAGATTTGGTTGGGCCGTTAGCGGGTCAAACATTATCTACTCTTGTAAATGAAATCATATCTGGAAACATTTATATTAATGTTCATACAGTACAACATCCTAATGGTGAAATTCGTGGACAATTGAATTATTGCTAA
- a CDS encoding DUF3947 family protein: protein MFYSYFYSQAGMRPAYGTSITYSGAQSTVQAVQQALQMQQQIQMQQQGIQPYYSSMEYFYPVQPITPYGSSFLTIPYGTVFNL from the coding sequence ATGTTTTATTCGTATTTTTATTCTCAAGCGGGTATGCGACCAGCATATGGTACATCTATAACGTATAGCGGAGCACAAAGTACAGTTCAAGCTGTTCAACAAGCGTTACAAATGCAACAACAAATACAAATGCAGCAACAAGGTATCCAGCCGTATTATTCATCTATGGAGTATTTTTATCCAGTGCAACCTATTACACCATATGGAAGTTCTTTTCTTACGATCCCATACGGAACTGTATTTAACCTATAA
- a CDS encoding sigma-70 family RNA polymerase sigma factor, producing the protein MEIEEIYKIYINDVYRYLFSLSRSHHVAEDLMQETFYRAYLYLEDYENQKVKSWLFKVAYHTFIDFVRKEKKVSFVGTEELEAIQAGESTEEYVVAKNSYEKLIQIIHTLPVVEAQAILLCDVHELTYEEGASVLDLKLNTYKSHIFRGRKRLKQLLKEEKSQNDK; encoded by the coding sequence ATGGAAATTGAAGAAATATATAAGATTTATATCAACGATGTGTACCGGTATTTATTTTCCCTTTCTCGTAGCCATCATGTAGCGGAGGACTTGATGCAGGAGACTTTTTATCGGGCGTATCTTTATCTAGAAGACTATGAAAACCAAAAGGTAAAATCATGGCTTTTTAAAGTGGCATATCATACGTTTATTGATTTTGTTAGGAAAGAGAAAAAAGTATCTTTTGTAGGAACGGAGGAATTAGAGGCAATTCAAGCAGGTGAATCTACAGAAGAGTATGTAGTCGCAAAAAATAGTTATGAAAAACTAATTCAGATTATTCATACTTTGCCGGTGGTAGAGGCGCAAGCTATTTTATTATGTGATGTACATGAATTAACGTACGAAGAGGGTGCTTCTGTATTAGATTTAAAGTTAAACACGTATAAAAGTCACATATTTCGCGGGAGAAAGAGATTAAAACAATTATTAAAGGAGGAAAAGAGTCAAAATGACAAATGA
- a CDS encoding ABC transporter permease yields MNLFYIIWSNKHERGTSMSCYYYCKYCKEYKKKQHDCCKNTSKCNDNKDKLVRASAFRARNTVDQTVPANTFVKVLFQNEQFDLANEYNPATSIFIPKTKGVYSIIGTIGFFPNNLNLNYRARVEIRVNGNAAIAIDNDFFGPISFGNVVSVSTIIQLNEGDQVEVYAQSSIDGVLSPSEDGSHFEAARFPSPIK; encoded by the coding sequence ATGAATCTCTTTTACATAATATGGAGTAATAAGCATGAAAGGGGAACTAGTATGTCTTGCTATTACTACTGTAAGTATTGTAAAGAGTATAAAAAGAAACAGCATGACTGTTGTAAGAACACTAGTAAGTGTAATGACAACAAGGATAAGCTTGTTAGGGCATCAGCATTTAGAGCTAGAAATACGGTGGATCAAACGGTTCCTGCCAATACTTTTGTAAAGGTATTGTTCCAAAATGAACAATTTGATTTAGCAAATGAGTATAATCCAGCAACGTCCATTTTTATTCCAAAGACTAAAGGAGTTTACTCAATTATAGGAACGATTGGTTTTTTTCCAAATAATCTTAACTTAAATTATAGAGCACGCGTAGAAATTCGTGTGAATGGAAACGCAGCAATAGCTATAGATAATGACTTTTTCGGTCCAATAAGTTTTGGGAATGTAGTAAGTGTTTCGACGATTATTCAATTGAATGAAGGAGATCAAGTTGAGGTTTATGCACAAAGTAGCATAGACGGAGTGTTAAGTCCTTCAGAAGATGGCTCACATTTTGAAGCTGCGAGATTCCCTTCTCCAATAAAATAA
- a CDS encoding anti-sigma factor, with product MTNDKPHSEQEDYKELLQEALQQRPASLPDGKQEQVLKIGKKRARITNVLIVFTFLLLIQPILYISTLAYYVFAPTNAMEIRNVVNQTLSVTEPNVFLKDRDMEQSLLPLSLQLHFDLYKRVGKKDIRIGEEKTDYVFSRATRVSREYTTDEKIPEIPYIDNEVLSHPNNYNASYNSSEEAQVLKGLPQESVVEAFVSFRELLSVQEVTNMYPTIDIVWYAVNTGLEEKQTNDEGMYVAPVGFPADMISRPSGAFVSDSPHEEQFIDVLKSLQKHENLAVKLSRAKVLELSKRISFLEKNGVKTYGAVVTGPKAEVEKLMSHEKVRKLKVGEARLWNWHS from the coding sequence ATGACAAATGATAAACCTCATTCCGAACAAGAAGATTATAAAGAATTGTTACAAGAAGCTCTTCAGCAAAGGCCTGCTTCTCTTCCTGATGGAAAACAGGAACAAGTGTTGAAAATAGGAAAGAAAAGAGCGCGTATTACGAATGTTTTAATTGTATTTACTTTTTTATTACTTATTCAACCTATATTGTATATATCTACACTCGCATACTATGTATTTGCACCTACAAACGCAATGGAGATACGGAATGTAGTAAATCAAACGTTAAGTGTAACAGAACCAAATGTATTTTTGAAAGATAGGGACATGGAGCAATCATTGTTACCGCTTAGTTTACAATTGCATTTTGATTTGTATAAAAGGGTAGGGAAGAAAGATATTCGAATAGGAGAAGAGAAAACAGATTATGTATTTAGTAGAGCAACGAGAGTAAGCCGTGAATATACAACAGATGAAAAAATTCCAGAAATCCCGTATATAGATAACGAGGTATTGTCTCATCCTAATAATTATAATGCGTCCTATAATAGTAGCGAAGAAGCGCAGGTATTAAAGGGTCTTCCACAAGAATCTGTAGTAGAAGCATTTGTATCTTTTAGAGAATTATTGAGTGTACAAGAGGTAACGAATATGTATCCTACTATTGATATTGTGTGGTATGCCGTTAATACAGGATTAGAGGAGAAGCAAACGAATGACGAGGGTATGTATGTTGCCCCGGTTGGCTTTCCGGCAGATATGATTTCAAGGCCAAGTGGTGCTTTTGTAAGTGATTCACCTCATGAGGAACAATTTATTGATGTGTTAAAGTCATTACAGAAGCATGAAAATTTAGCAGTGAAGCTATCTAGAGCGAAAGTATTAGAGTTGTCAAAGCGTATTTCTTTCCTTGAAAAAAATGGGGTAAAAACATATGGGGCAGTTGTAACAGGACCTAAAGCAGAAGTTGAAAAATTGATGAGCCACGAAAAAGTTAGAAAATTGAAAGTAGGTGAAGCGAGATTATGGAATTGGCATTCTTAA
- a CDS encoding IS66 family transposase, with amino-acid sequence MYTDETNFQVLLEQGRDTTKKSYLWLYRTGRLSFDNQPTRAGKHPNRFLLALKYIYSHNILYFVYNCK; translated from the coding sequence ATTTATACGGACGAAACAAACTTCCAAGTCTTACTTGAACAAGGTCGAGATACAACAAAGAAGTCCTATCTGTGGTTATATCGTACAGGACGATTGTCATTTGACAATCAACCTACAAGAGCAGGTAAACATCCGAATCGTTTTTTACTGGCTTTGAAGTATATTTACAGTCATAACATCTTATATTTTGTTTATAATTGTAAATAG